The following proteins are co-located in the Rattus norvegicus strain BN/NHsdMcwi chromosome X, GRCr8, whole genome shotgun sequence genome:
- the Hmgb1l2 gene encoding high mobility group protein B1-like, which yields MGKGDPKKPRGKMSSYAFFVQTCREEHKKKHPDASVNFSEFSKKCSERWKTMSAKEKGKFEDMAKADKARYEREMKTYIPPKGETKKKFKDPNAPKRPPSAFFLFCSEYRPKIKGEHPGLSIGDVAKKLGEMWNNTAADDKQPYEKKAAKLKEKYEKDIAAYRAKGKPDAAKKGVVKAEKSKKKKEEEDDEEDEEDEEEEEEEEEEEEEDDDE from the coding sequence atgggcaaaggagatcctaagaagccgagaggcaaaatgtcctcatatgcattctttgtgcaaacctgccgggaggagcacaagaagaagcacccggatgcttctgtcaacttctcagagttctccaagaagtgctcagagaggtggaagaccatgtctgctaaagaaaaggggaaatttgaagatatggcaaaggctgacaaggctcgttatgaaagagaaatgaaaacctacatcccccccaaaggggagaccaaaaagaagttcaaggaccccaatgcccccaagaggcctccttcggccttcttcttgttctgttctgagtacCGCCCAAAAATCAAAGGCGAGCATCCTGGCTTATCCATTGGTGATGTTGCGAAGAAACTAGGAGAGATGTGGAACAACACTGCTGCGGATGACAAGCAGCCCTATGAAAAGAAGGCcgccaagctgaaggagaagtatgagaaggatattgctgcctacagagctaaaggaaaacctgatgcaGCGAAAAAGGGGGTGGTCAAGGCtgagaagagcaagaaaaagaaggaagaggaagacgacgaggaggatgaagaggatgaggaagaggaggaagaagaggaagaggaagaagaagaagatgatgatgaataa